In the Streptomyces coeruleoprunus genome, CTGTGCGAGAGCAGCGGACGCTGGGACGCCCGCACCGGCAACGGCTATTACGGCGGGCTGCAGTTCCGCCAGTCGACGTGGGAGTACTTCGGCGGCCTCGGGTACGCCGCGCGCGCCGACCTCGCCACGAGGGCCCAGCAGATCACCGTCGCCGAGGAGGTGCTGCGCGGTCAGGGCTGGCGGGCGTGGCCCGAGTGCTCCCGGCGCTACGGGCTGCGCGGCCGGGTCCACACCGTGCGGCGGGGCGACACCCTGAGCGCCGTCGCGAGGCGGTTCCGCGTGGAGGGCGGCTGGAAGGCGCTGTACGCGGCGAACAGGGAGGTCGTCGGGGACGACCCGGACCTGCTGCTGCCGGGGATGATGCTGGTGATCCCGGAGGGGGCCGTGCGGCCGGGTGGGGTGGCGGCACCAGAGCCGGCGCCGGCGGCGGAACCGGTGCCGGCGGCGACGCCGGGCCTCGCTCCCTCGCCCTCGCCGTCGCCCTCGTCTTCGCCCTCTCCGGTCGTCACGTCGTCGGCAGTTCCGTCGCCTCCCCGCTGAACGCCACCGTGCCCCGCCGCAGTTCGTGGACCAGGGTCCCGGGCGGCAGGTCCGGCGGGAGGCGCTGTTCGGCCAGGACGACGGCGGTGCCCCGGGCGCACAGGCCGCACAGCAGGGCGTACGTGCGGGCCGCCACGGCGGGCGACATGCCGAGCGCGGGTTCGTCGACCAGGACGACACGCGCGGGCCCGCCGCCCGTGGCGCCCCGCGGTGGCAGCAGGGCCCGGCACAGGGCCAGCATCCGCTGCTCGCCCCCGGAGAGCGTGCCCGCCGTGCGCGCCAGCAGCGGGCGCAGCTCCGGGTACGCGTCGAGGGCGGCCGCGAAGTCGCCGTGAGGAGCGGCAAGTTCGAGGTTGTCGGCGACGGTGAGCGTGGCGTACACCGCGCGCAGGTCCGGCACCAGGCACAGGCCCCGGCGCGCCCGCTCGTGTGCGGGGGTCCGCGTCACGTCGGCGCCGCGCCACAGGACGCGGCCGGACACCGGCCGTACGGTCCCGGCGAGGGTGCGCAGCACCGTCGTACGCCCGGAGCCGTTGCGGCCGAGGAGGACGGTCGGGGTGGCCGCGGGTACGGGCAGGTCGACGCCGTGCAGGGCCTCCAGCGGGCCGTAGCGGACGCGGATGCCGCGCAGCTCCATCTCGACGCTCACGCCATGGTCCTCACGATCCGGCCCGCCTCCATGACGTGGACGCTGTGGGCGATGTCCGCGACGAGGTCCAGGTCGTGCTCGACGACCAGCACGGCCATGCCGTCGGCGGCCAGCGCCTTGACGATCCGGGCGAGCGCGGCGGTCTCGGCCGCGTCGAGGCCGGCGGCCGGTTCGTCGAGCAGCAGGGTGTGCGGCCGGCCCGCGAGCGCCCTGCCGAGTTCCACCCGGCGCAGGGCGCCCGTCGACAGCCCGGCGGCCGGGCGGTCCCGCACCGGCCCGGCGAGGCCCAGCAGCCGCAGGGCCCGTTCGGTGGCGTCCGGGTCGTCGCGGACCCTGCCCTGTTCGGCGCCGACGCGGATGTTCTCCTCGACGGTCAGCGAGGGGAAGACGGCGAGTTCCTGGAACGTCCGGGCGATGCCGAGCCGGGTACGGGCGTACGCGGGGCGCCGCGTGATGTCGACGCCGTCGAGCGTGACGCGGCCGGCGCCGGGGCGCAGGGTCCCGGCGAGGCAGTGGAACAGGGTGCTCTTCCCGGCACCGTTGGGCCCGACCAGCGCGGTGACGCGCCCGGGCGGCAGCAGGAAGTCGACCCGGTCGAGCGCGGTGAACCCGGCGTACCGGACGGTGACGGCGTGCGCGCGGAGCCGGGGGAGCGGGGCGGGGTGCGGCGGTGCGGTCCGCCCGGGCGGCGCGGGAGTGCGGGGTACGTCGTCCAGCGCCGACGGGCCCGGTGGTGGCGCCCCGCCCTCCGGGGGATGGGCGCCGGGCGCGGGCGGGTGCGGCTCGGGCGGTGTCGCTCCGGCCGGAGCCGTCCCGGGGCGTGTCGCGCCGGACGGCGCCGGCTCGGCCGGTCTCGGCCGGAGCGCCGGCGTCGGCGCACCGTGCGGCGGTCGCTTCGTCGCGGGCCTCTCCGCCAGGCGCCGGACACCGAAGCGGGCTGCCACGAAGCGCCGTACGCCACCGCCCCGTAGGCCGCGCCCCGGTACGCCCGACCGGCGTGCGCCTCGGCTCCTCGCCCCCGGACCCCGTACGCCCGAACTGCGCACGCCCCCACGCCCCCCACCCGTACGCCCGCCACCGGCCGTCCCCCTCGCCCGCCTTTCCAGCCTGCCCAGCAGCGACGTCAGCGGTGGCAGCCGGGCCGTGAGGGCTGCCAGGACGCCGATGACCGCGGCTGCCGCGCCGCCCCGGGCGCCGGCGTCCAGGCCCACCAGGAGTGCGGCCGCCATGAGGGGGGCCAGGAGGCTGTCGGCGCCCAGGACCAGGACGGCGGCGAACCACAGCAGGCCCCGTACCGGGTCGAACGCCGCCGCGTCGAAGGCGCGCTGGCCCATGCCGAGCAGGCCGCCGCCCAGCGCGGCCAGTGCCGCGCCCGCCACGAACGCCAGCAGTTTCAGCGAGGGCACCGGCACGCCGGCGGCAGCCGCGCCCGACTCGTGGTCGCGCAGGGCCGCCAGCGCCCTGCCCGTGCGGCCCCGGCGCAGCGCCGCCACGGCGGCCAGCGCACCCGCGAGGACGACCAGTTCCAGCACGTAGTAGGGGCGGTCCTGGGCGAATCCGGCGGGGCGGTCCACGGTGAGTCCGGCCGTCGCGTACGGCTGGGCCAGCACGAAACGGCTGACGCCCACGCCCACCGCGAGCGTCGCCAGCGCCAGGGCGAGCCCCCGGCGGCGGATCGCCGGCCAGCCGGTCAGCACCCCCAGGGGCGCCACCAGCACCACCGCGACCGGCAGGGCGGCCAGTTCGGGCAGCCGGGGGAGGCCCGGCATCCGCCCGGCCGCGAGCAGCGCCGTGAACAGGGCGCCGAGGCCCGCGTACGCCGCCTGCCCCAGCGAGATCTGGCCGCCCCGCCCGGTCACCACGACGAGGGACAGCAGGATCACGGCCAGGGCCGGGACCTGCACCGACGTGCGCAGGTCCGTCCCCGCGAAGCCGAGCGGGAGCAGGAACAGCAGCGCCACCGACAACCACAGGCCCGCCGGCACGGGCGCGCCCGTCGTCGTCGCCCGCGTCAGCACGTCCCGCTCGCCCACGCCCGGCAGCACGAGCGCGGCGACCAGCAGGGCCACCACGAACAGGTTCGCGCCGAGGGCCTGCACCAGGGGGCCCGGCCAGCCCTCGGGGTGAAAGCGCGTCAGCTGGGCCTGCCCGATGCCCACCGCCAGCGCGGTCGCCACCGCCACGGGCAGGCTCCGCATCCGCGCCGCGACGGCCACCGCGATCACCTCGACGACCAGCAGCGGCAGCCCGTACGGGTCCAGCCGTACGTACGGGGCGAGCAGCACGCCCGTGAGGCCCGCGGTGAACGACCCGAACGCCCAGCCCACGGCCGCCACCCGGTCCGCGTCGATCCCGCCGAGCGCCGCCAGCGCCCGGTTGTCGACGACCGCCCGCAGCTCCTTGCCGAGCCGCGTCCACCGGGTCACCGCCCCCACCGCGCACGCCGCCACCACCGCCACCGCCAGCTGCGCCCACGGGTCGTCGCCCAGCAGCACCGGCGCGTCGGCCCGCGCCCCGCCGCCCCACAGCAGCGCCGCACCGCCCACGAGCAGCACGAACACCCCGATGGACGCCACCAGCGTGCGCGCCGGGTCGGCGCCCGCACGCGCCGCCGGCCGGAACACCACGCGGTCGAGCAGCAGCCCGATCCCGGGCGCGACCAGCAGCAGCGTCACGCACGCGGCCGCGCCCAGCGGCCAGCCCCACTCGACGACCAGCTGGCGCAGCACGTACGCGCAGACCATGGCCACGGCGCCGTGCGCCAGGTTGAGCACGCCGGTCGCCCGGTAGGTGACGACGAGTCCGACGCCGGTGAGCGCGGCGGCGCTGCCGACGGCCAGCCCGGCGAGGAGGAGTTCGTACGTCAGGGAGGTCACGGTCCGGCCCCGGCGGGGCCGTCGGGCTCGCACACCGGGCACGGCTCCAGCCGCTCCCCGCCCACCGGGACGACGCCGGCCTTGCCGGCGACCAGCGGGCAGTCGGGCCGGTGGGCGAGCGTCCCTCCCGCCACCCGTACGGGTGGCTCGTCCGAGGACGGGCGCACCGTGACCGTGTCCGGCTCGCCCGGGGCGCCGGCGTCCGTCTCCGCCGGGCCGCGCACCTGCCCGTGCGGCCGCTCCCGCCCCGCCACCAGCACCGCGCCCGCCACGATCAGCGCGGCGCCCGGGACCGTGCCCGACGCCAGGTACGGCAACTGCCGCTCGGCGAACCGCTCGCCGGACACGCCATACCAGCCCAGGACGCACAGCACCGCGCCCCCGGCGAGGGCGGTCAGGCCGCCCCACCACAGCAACCGCGGCATCCGGCCCCCTTCGCAGCACTCCGCTGGCGATACATGGTGATTCCTTGCACTATGCCCGTGAATGCACTCTGCCCGCGAAGGAACAGACCCCGGTGGTGACCCAGATGGTCCAGAAGATCCCCGGCAGGCCCGGGACGCGCACCGCAGCGCTCGCGGCCGCCGCGATCCTCACGCTCGTCCCCCTGACCGCCGCGTGCGGCGACGGCAACGGCGCGGCCGACACGTCCCCGGCGCCGACGCCGACCGCCATCGCGCCCACCACCGCCCAGCCGACCGGCACCCCGCCGGGGAACGCCCCCGCCGACCCGGCCGCCGCGCGCAAGGAGATCGAGAAGAACTGGGCGGCCTTCTTCGA is a window encoding:
- a CDS encoding ATP-binding cassette domain-containing protein gives rise to the protein MSVEMELRGIRVRYGPLEALHGVDLPVPAATPTVLLGRNGSGRTTVLRTLAGTVRPVSGRVLWRGADVTRTPAHERARRGLCLVPDLRAVYATLTVADNLELAAPHGDFAAALDAYPELRPLLARTAGTLSGGEQRMLALCRALLPPRGATGGGPARVVLVDEPALGMSPAVAARTYALLCGLCARGTAVVLAEQRLPPDLPPGTLVHELRRGTVAFSGEATELPTT
- a CDS encoding ABC transporter permease subunit, which produces MTSLTYELLLAGLAVGSAAALTGVGLVVTYRATGVLNLAHGAVAMVCAYVLRQLVVEWGWPLGAAACVTLLLVAPGIGLLLDRVVFRPAARAGADPARTLVASIGVFVLLVGGAALLWGGGARADAPVLLGDDPWAQLAVAVVAACAVGAVTRWTRLGKELRAVVDNRALAALGGIDADRVAAVGWAFGSFTAGLTGVLLAPYVRLDPYGLPLLVVEVIAVAVAARMRSLPVAVATALAVGIGQAQLTRFHPEGWPGPLVQALGANLFVVALLVAALVLPGVGERDVLTRATTTGAPVPAGLWLSVALLFLLPLGFAGTDLRTSVQVPALAVILLSLVVVTGRGGQISLGQAAYAGLGALFTALLAAGRMPGLPRLPELAALPVAVVLVAPLGVLTGWPAIRRRGLALALATLAVGVGVSRFVLAQPYATAGLTVDRPAGFAQDRPYYVLELVVLAGALAAVAALRRGRTGRALAALRDHESGAAAAGVPVPSLKLLAFVAGAALAALGGGLLGMGQRAFDAAAFDPVRGLLWFAAVLVLGADSLLAPLMAAALLVGLDAGARGGAAAAVIGVLAALTARLPPLTSLLGRLERRARGTAGGGRTGGGRGGVRSSGVRGPGARSRGARRSGVPGRGLRGGGVRRFVAARFGVRRLAERPATKRPPHGAPTPALRPRPAEPAPSGATRPGTAPAGATPPEPHPPAPGAHPPEGGAPPPGPSALDDVPRTPAPPGRTAPPHPAPLPRLRAHAVTVRYAGFTALDRVDFLLPPGRVTALVGPNGAGKSTLFHCLAGTLRPGAGRVTLDGVDITRRPAYARTRLGIARTFQELAVFPSLTVEENIRVGAEQGRVRDDPDATERALRLLGLAGPVRDRPAAGLSTGALRRVELGRALAGRPHTLLLDEPAAGLDAAETAALARIVKALAADGMAVLVVEHDLDLVADIAHSVHVMEAGRIVRTMA